In one Vanacampus margaritifer isolate UIUO_Vmar chromosome 11, RoL_Vmar_1.0, whole genome shotgun sequence genomic region, the following are encoded:
- the hacd2 gene encoding very-long-chain (3R)-3-hydroxyacyl-CoA dehydratase 2 yields MSAAASGANKAAHGNGAPAKKKGPGALATAYLVIYNVVMTAGWLVIAVGLVRAYLARGSYHGLYYSIEKPLKFFQTGAVLEIVHCAVGIVPSSVVLTGFQVMSRVFLTWAVTHSVREVQSEDSVLLFVSAWTVTEIIRYSFYTFSLLNHLPYLIKWARYTFFLVLYPMGVSGELLTIYAALPHVQKTGLYSVTLPNKYNFSFDYHAFLILVMVSYIPLFPQLYFHMIRQRKKVLGHADAYSKAE; encoded by the exons ATGTCGGCAGCTGCTTCGGGGGCCAACAAGGCGGCCCACGGCAACGGAGCCCCGGCTAAAAAGAAGGGACCCGGCGCCTTGGCCACCGCTTATTTGGTCATCTACAATGTTGTTATGACAGCGGG GTGGCTGGTGATCGCCGTGGGTCTGGTGCGAGCGTACCTGGCCAGAGGTAGCTACCACGGCCTCTACTACTCCATCGAGAAACCCCTCAAGTTCTTTCAGACCGGCGCTGTCTTGGAG ATCGTACACTGCGCTGTTG GGATTGTGCCGTCCTCGGTGGTCCTGACTGGCTTCCAGGTCATGTCCCGTGTCTTTCTCACCTGGGccgtcacacacagcgtccgaGAG GTGCAGAGTGAGGACAGCGTGCTGCTTTTTGTTAGCGCTTGGACCGTCACCGAGATCATCCGCTACTCTTTCTACACCTTCAGCCTGCTCAACCATCTGCCTTACCTCATCAAGTGGGCCCG GTACACCTTTTTCCTCGTGCTGTACCCGATGGGCGTGAGCGGCGAGCTTCTAACAATCTACGCGGCGCTGCCCCACGTGCAGAAGACGGGCCTGTACTCGGTCACGCTGCCCAACAAGTACAACTTCTCCTTCGACTACCACGCCTTCCTCATCCTCGTCATGGTCTCTTACATTCCGC TGTTCCCTCAGCTCTACTTCCACATGATCCGGCAGAGGAAGAAGGTTCTGGGCCACGCCGACGCTTACAGCAAAGCGGAGTGA